The genomic stretch GCCGTTGATACAGCAGACCCTTGTTAAGGGTCAGGGATAGAAGATGGGAAACAGTCATGCCTGCAAATGAAAACACTCGAATTTCCTTGTGCATGATCGTTAAGGACGAAGACGATTTTATCGCCCGCTGTCTTGAGAGTGTCAAAGACCTGGTCGCTGAGATGGTCATTGTCGACACCGGATCCAAGGATAGAACCATTGACATCGCCAAGGCGTTCGGGGCAAATATTTATCAGCACCCATGGCAGGAGGATTACAGCAAGCACCGCAACCAGTCCATATCCTATGCAACAGGTAATTGGATATTGGTCATGGATGCCGACGAGGTCATCGCCAAAAGAGACCGGCACAGGATTAAACAGGTTTTGGACACGGTTCGTGCCGACGGTTTTTTCTTCACGTTGAGAAATTATGAAAGCACTTCCAATCTGGCCAATCTGACCTTGAACCCGGGAGATTATGAGGAAGGGGAGGGCTTTCCAGGCTTTATTGAAAGTGACCTGATCAGACTCTTTAAAAAGGACCCGCTCATATACTTTACCGGGCAGGTGCATGAAACGGTTACCCAGTCAATTGCTCAATCAAAAAAGGCCACCTTTAATACCGGTATCCCCATCCATCATTATGGCAAAGTAAGAAAGGATCGCGTCAAGCGCAAGCAGGATTCATACCTGGCACTCGGTCTTAAGCGACTGGATGAAAACCCCCGTGATCCCATGGCATACAAGGGTTTATCCGATCAATTACTCGAATTGGGATTGCCTCAGGAGGCTTTGGATGTTATTAACCGTGGCCTTGCTGTTTTCCCGAACATGCTCGACCTGCACTTCAATCGGGGACTGGCCCTGGACAGGCTGGACCGGCCAAATGAGGCTGAGCAGGAATACCTGTGGGTTCTTGCAAGGCAATCAGGCCATCTGGGAGCATGTCATAATCTTGGCCAGATTTTTTTTAGAAAAAATCAATTTGAAAGGGTCATTCGTTTACTGAATATGGGAATTGAGAAAGGACTCAGGCATCCGGCTGTTTTCTTTCTCTTAGGCCGGGCTTTTGACGCCGCTGGAGATGGCAGAAAAGCGCTTGAAAATTTCAAACGGGTTCTTGAACTTCAGTCAAACCACCCTGATGTCAATTGTCACATGGCAGTTATATTTTTGAATAATCACCAGTATAATGAGGCACTCAAGGCTTTGGAGAGGGAGATCGAAATCGACGGGAATCTTGTTGCCGCTTATAATCTCTTAGGAGAAATGAGCCTTTACTGGAAAGACATGGAGAGTGCCGGAAATTTTTTCCTGAAAGTTTTGACGATTGAACCTGATAACCCCACGGCAAAAAACCATCTTGAATGCATCGGTTCTGATGGTCCTGTAAAAAGTCATAACTCGCTATAAATCCCTCTTTTACAAAATCCCCAAAATAAATCTAAAGTTAATCCTCTTTCTTTCCGATAATGATTTTAAATTAAGCGGGTACCCTAAACAAAAACAAAAAACACTTTTGGCACGGATGCCAAAAAAAACAGATGTCAGATGTCAGAGATCAGTAGTCAGTAACAAATGACCCTGGTGAAATAAAATTGGATTTCACGGGGCAGGCAGGTGACCCCGAAAGGGCCTTCGGCCTAACGGGGCAGGTCGTTGACAAATGACAACAATTCAATCAAGGAGGATTAAATTATGGGATTAAGAATTCAAAACAACATTGCAGCAATGAATGCACACAGACAGTTGAGTATTGCAGATTCCGCTATGGGGAAGTCTCTTGAGAGACTTTCATCCGGTTACCGTATTAACAAGGCGGCCGATGACGCTGCCGGCCTGGCTATTTCTCAGGGTTTCAGGGCCGATATCGCCAGCTTTAAAGTAGCGTCGAGAAACACATCAGAGGCTGCTGCGCTGTTGCAGGTGGCTGAAGGCGGTATGGACCAGATCGGGAACATGCTGACCCGACTAAAAGAGCTGGCCACCCAGGCGGCATCTTCAAACGTGGGCACGGCTGATAGAGCCAAAATTAATGCCGAAGGAAACGCCCTGGTTTCGGAAATCGACCGGATCGCCAATTCGACCAAGTATGGAACCACCGCCCTGCTTGATGGTACGTTCGGCGCTTCAAAGACAGCGGGCACCTATGGCTATTCCGCGGCAGTAGTAGATGGAGCAGGGGTATACGGTGCCCTCACCCATGTCTATTCTGCGCAAGGAACGGGACAAACCGCGGCCATCTTTTCAGCTAATTTCGTTACAGCTCTCGGTTCTACGTCCTACTCCGGGACGTGGACGTTTAGCTCGACAATTGGTGGGGTTTTGCTCCTTGGAAACGGTACCACAACGGAGACAATCACTGTGGCGACCTGGTCCGCAGCAACGGGAAGCCAGACCCTGAGTTTTGCCAACCTCGGAATTACCATTACAACGACGAGTAACACGGCAGACCAGGCTTTTACCGTCACATGGGGGGGAGACACAGCGTTTGTCATGAAGGAGACCGGATTGACCAGCCTGAATGTCACAAATGCTACATCAGGTACTTACACGTTCAGTGCAGCGGCTGACGGATCACTTACACTCGGCAACGGGACGATCACGGAAACAGTTTCAAATATCACCCCAGGCACGGCAACAACGGTAAATTTCTCCACGTTAGGAGTCTCTTTCGCTCTTGGTACAACATACACGGAAAATGACCTCGACTCCACTGCGAATTTTGTCGTGACGTCATCGGGCGGAAGCGGAAGTACCTTCCAGATCGGTGCGCAGAACGACAGCAACAACCAGATCGCTCTCGCCATCGGTGGTGTTACTACATCGACCTTAAACTCCGGTCTGCTCGTCGACAAGCTTGACACCCAGGCCGAAGCCCAGAGCATGCTTACTACGATCGACAGCGCCATCAGTTCATTATCATCGGCAAGAGGCACCATCGGCGCTTCCATGAACCGGCTGTCTTATGCTGCCGCGAACCTGTCGACAACCATTGAAAACGTACAGGCCGCGGAGTCGATGATCCGCGATGTGGACATGGCTGCTGAAATGACAAACTTCACCAAGAACCAGATTCTGCTCCAGGCCGGTACGGCCATGCTGGCGCAGGCGAACATGGCGCCGCAGCAGATTCTGGCATTGTTCGGATAAAATCGTAAAACGATTTTATAAAGCGCAACTTCGTTGCTTGCAACCTAAAACAAAACCCCGTTTCCGGATCCCCGGAGGCGGGGTTTTTCTTTGCAGGCACAAACATTGGCAGACATCTTGCTATATATAGTACGCATACGTGAAAATTCTAAAGTTTCGGGCAAATTTTTCCGATAGTTAAATATACATGCGGAAAATTGTTCCACAACCTTAAACCTAACAATAATTAGCCTTAGACTTATTAAAACCTAAAACGTGATGAATTCGATTTTTTGCGAATTCATCCTTATCAGAAAGTGATGATATGGCCTTAAGTACGAACCTGATATCAGGTCTTTCCAGCGGATTTGACTGGCGCAGCATGATCGATCAGTTGATGAAAATCGAGTACCGCCGGGTCGATTTGATCACGGATCGAAAAACCGACTACGAAGCTAAGCTCACGCAATGGCAGAGCGTCAATACCATGCTGCTTTCCCTCAAAACAGCTTCAGGAGCCTTGAGCACGGAAAGTGCCTTTAAAACCTTTAAGGCCAGTACAACCTCCGACACGAGCACGTCGGCATCGAACCTGCTGAGTGTCTCCACCAGTTCTCGGCTTCTCCAGCCGTACATAACATTAAAGTGAACAAT from Candidatus Desulfatibia profunda encodes the following:
- a CDS encoding glycosyltransferase produces the protein MPANENTRISLCMIVKDEDDFIARCLESVKDLVAEMVIVDTGSKDRTIDIAKAFGANIYQHPWQEDYSKHRNQSISYATGNWILVMDADEVIAKRDRHRIKQVLDTVRADGFFFTLRNYESTSNLANLTLNPGDYEEGEGFPGFIESDLIRLFKKDPLIYFTGQVHETVTQSIAQSKKATFNTGIPIHHYGKVRKDRVKRKQDSYLALGLKRLDENPRDPMAYKGLSDQLLELGLPQEALDVINRGLAVFPNMLDLHFNRGLALDRLDRPNEAEQEYLWVLARQSGHLGACHNLGQIFFRKNQFERVIRLLNMGIEKGLRHPAVFFLLGRAFDAAGDGRKALENFKRVLELQSNHPDVNCHMAVIFLNNHQYNEALKALEREIEIDGNLVAAYNLLGEMSLYWKDMESAGNFFLKVLTIEPDNPTAKNHLECIGSDGPVKSHNSL